The Sporocytophaga myxococcoides DSM 11118 genome contains the following window.
TCAAGCCGATCATAACAAAGAACTGCGTAGCTTGCCATGGTGCTGCGACTCCTATGAATTTAAACGATGTTAGCACACTGCAAGGAATAGCTCAAAATGGTAAACTGTATAAGGTAATAACCCATGCAGATGGAGTATCTCCTATGCCCAAAAATCAAGCAAAGCTATCAGACTGTGATATAGAAAAGATCAAAGTCTGGATCGATGCTGGTGCTCAGAATAATTAATTTTTTCAACTAAAATAGTATCGTAAGAGCGAAATGTATAAAATCTTTGCTCTTAGCTTTTAATTAAGAGTAG
Protein-coding sequences here:
- a CDS encoding c-type cytochrome; this translates as MKKLALLFLLSISFYSCKDEKKDNPTPDNICITSDVTYTNTVKPIITKNCVACHGAATPMNLNDVSTLQGIAQNGKLYKVITHADGVSPMPKNQAKLSDCDIEKIKVWIDAGAQNN